In Drosophila miranda strain MSH22 chromosome XR, D.miranda_PacBio2.1, whole genome shotgun sequence, the genomic window TCCTTTAATCCGGATCTACAGAGCCAATGAAGATCTACTTGGGAGTTCCCTAAGCTTCAAGGATCCTATAGATCTAGATCTAAATCGAAATCGAATCAAATTCGTTCAACATTAAGGGAACATACAAAGGAAACAATTCGGTATTGATGGAAATAGAGGGCTCAAAATAGATGATTTCAGCGACGAGAACCCCCCCACTCACAGGGTATATCCCCAGTCAACTACCTGGACATTCTGTTGGCTTTGCTCAGCCGCTTAGTCGGGGGGCGTACTACTCGTATTTTCTCATTCATTTTCTATTTAGTAGAGTCGTTAAATACACATTAAACATTGACATTGACACGGGCGGAAGAAGCGCTTAAGCCGAGTATTTGCTGTGGCTTACAGGTGCAGTGGCGGCGGTTGATTgtgtggatggatggatggatggatggatgatgGGAAAGCTTGTGGAGAAGCATGCGGGGCACGGGGCCAGTGATAGAGATGACACCACTCACCCACTAGAACGGTGACCTGGACATTGATCTTGCCGTTGGCAGCCTCTTTGGACGACTGAAACTGCACGGCCTCGGCACTGGCCGCCGTACCCTTGTCGGTGAGGATGACGGCCGCCGCTGAGGTGGCGCGCTGCATCTCGCCCACGGCACCGTCCTGGGCTCCTTTCAGGCGGAGCAGCTCGTCGTTTTCGCGGCCATCGGGCGGACGACGCGACTGGAAGGAATGTGTTGCGGTTGTTGTGGATGTGGATGAAGTGATCGGAGTGGCGTTGTCCAGCGCATCGGCGGACTTGGAGTGTGGCAGTAGCTGGCCAGTGCCGTGGCCATTCTGGCTGGCCGTCGAGGGGCGCTTCTCACCGTTGTGgtggctgctgccgccgccgccgctgctgctgccgtagCCATAGCCATTGGCAAGTGGATCCAGGGAGGCAGGGGCCCCCTCTGTGGCGGTCGCCTCCTGGGCCTGCAGCCGTAGGCGAGTCTCCTCGACGGCATCCTTTTTGGTTGTCAGCGTTTTGTCCCGCAAACTGGTCCGGCGCACCGATTGCGCCCTGTTGAAGAATGGCAGAGATATACATAGATTAGTCGCTGGAGTGGTGTAAGGATGTGGATTCATGCCTGGTATTGTTGCTCTGGGAGCGGCGAACGCGCCTTCGTTGCGCCTCGGCCAGTCGTTTGCTCTCCTGCTCCGTTTTCAGCTGCTCAATGCGCTCCCTGATCTCGGGATCCTCACAGATATCTACCGAAAGAACAATAGAAGTGAGAAGCATGTAAAAATGCAGATGGGAGGATGGATACCTGAGGGCGTCTCATCGTCTTTGTTGCGGACATTCAAATCGGCACCGCATTGGGCGAGCATCTCAAGGACCTCAAGCTAGAACAGAGAGAATCACGAATGGTCTATTATTATCCTGTTCGGCCGAGTCGCGCCCTTCTGCTGCCTTACATGACCCCAGCAGGCGGCCGCATGCACTGGCGTCCACAGATCCTTGTCCATGGCATCCACATTGAcgtgctgctccagcaggaaCTCCACCACACGCACATAGCCATTGGCGGCGGCTATGTGCAGCTGCAAGAGTAAGCGCGTTAGTCAAAGAACGTTgggggctggagctgggtTTCAGGCACTCACTGGGGTGGCACACTGATAGTCCGGCTCCTCGAGATCCCCGCCAGTGCGGGCCAGCTCCATGAGATCCCGCAGCATGATGCGTTCCGTGGAGGAGCGCGTCTCGTCGATCAGCTCCTGGGTGACGCCGCGCTGGGCCATCTCGCCCTCGATAAAGTCCAGCGAGTTCTCGTCGTCGCACAGGTCGTAGGGCATGTTGCCGTCCGTGTTGACGGCCAGCAGGTTAGCACCGTGCCGGATGAGGATGCGCACCAGCTCGAGATGGCCGCAGGTGGCAGCCGCATGCAGCGGCGTCCATTTATCACTGTCCTGGGCATCCACATCCGCCCcgtactcgagcagcagctgcagcatctGCACGTTGTTGTCGATGCACGCCTGGTGCATGGCCGTCAGTCCGTCCTCGTTGGCCGCATCCGGCGTGATGCCGTGCTGCAGCAGGGCCGCCACCTCTGGCATATCGTTGCGCGAGGCCGCCTCCAGCAGCACCACGCTGTTCTCGAAGGATATGTGCCGCCTGCCGCTCACCGTCCCCGAGCCGTTGGCATGCCGAAAATGATGCGTTGTGTCCCCATTGCCGTTCATCAGACTGTGCCCGTGGCTGGCGCCGCTCGCTGCCACGGCAGCGCTTCCTGTATTGCCCTTGGCTCGCTGCAGCTTGGCCCACTCCTTGTCCTTCTGCCGCGACAGCTTCAGCTGCTGGGCCCGCCGTCTAATTGGAAGAGAGCAAAGGATTAGCAGAGATATCaaacagatacatatgtgtacGCAGTACGTGGTGTGGCACTCACAGTCTGGCCAGCTGCAGGCGCTCGTGGGTGGGCAGACTCTCCACCGTCTGCATCTCGGCCACCAGATCGGCGTGCTCCATCTTGAGCTGCTTCGCGTAGCTGGCATCCTCCTGGCTCTTGCGCTGGATCAGAATACCCTTAATCATTTTGTCAGAGTCAGACGACACGGCCACCGTGCTCTCCCTGCGGTTATATGATATGTGTGTTCTTCTCAGTTTCTCACTTTCTCGGTTATAATCAAACAAATTTAAACCATTTGTTGGGAGCAATTTATGtgactgttgctgctgctgttgctctgTCGTGTTTGTCTATGGAAATTGTAATTTGCATCTTTGAATTTGATTGCAagtgcgactgcgactgcggctgcggctgcgggtgcgggtgcggaGGTCTATTGTGGTTGTGCCTCTCTGCTGCAGCTCCTATCACCTGCTACTCCTTGACAACACCCGAGGCTGCACTCATGGCAACGAGACCACGTTTATCCTTCGTCCTGCCGCCTCCCCTATCCGCTGTCCACCCTGTCCGCTCGCTCCCTCTCGCTCTGTTTACTTATGATTTGGTTGGTCCTTCGTGCTTCCGTGCTTCCGGGCTCCTGTTGATGTTTGTCCAAGCTCTCTCATTCGCTTTAACTGCAGATTTCTGTTGTGCTTCCCTGCCAAAGAAAAACAGAcgaaaattcaaataaaatatatatataatattccATAAAATTGCATAGtaaatgcagcagcagcagcagcagctgtaaAAGCGCAAGTCTTAAATCTAGTTCGTGGATAAAAACATTAACTAAGATAAATGATCCCATTCCCTGGTTTATGGCTTACGGGTACGGTCGTACGGTTGTACGGTTGCACGGTTGCACGGGTGTACGGGTGTGCGGGTGTGGGTGCAGAGCGGTCAAGGCAATTGCGTTAATGGATCCCCATATCATCGCTGAAGCCAACCACTCGATTCAGTCCCTCTTTTCGTCGTCGCCTTATCCTCCATATATATTAATACCCTGCATTCGAAGAGTATTCAAGGGGTATATTGAACAGAGGGCTGCGCTTGCCGCCCCATAAAGTACATCGGACAAGGGATCAGTACCCGAGCCACGTGTGCCTCTACACAACACCATTTTGAAGAGAATATCAGACGGACAACGGCAGGACATGCAGATAATCGAGGGATTAGCGGACTTTAAGGAAGTTCCAGGTTGGATTCGCTTTAAAAGGAAGAAAAGCTCGTTAAAATTCTGTTTGCGATGATCGATCATTTTCGATATGAACACAAAGAGTATCCCCAACAATGTTACATACGTAAGGAGCTCCCTCCTCCCCCCTCCCACGGTGAATGCGCACTTTCTCAACATTTGTCCGTCGTTTTGGGTGCGTTGAAGTGTAAGAATAATGCTGATGACGCATTGTGTCCCTAGCATTCCCTAACCCTTCACCCTCCCCTTCTTCTTCTTTACTCTCCTCCTTGCCAGGGCTGAGACCTGCCAGCCAGGGCTCTGCCTGAAATTGCATGCCAAGAGACCATCAGACCATCCGACAGACCATCCGACCATCCGACCATCAACCATCAGCCATCACCCATCATCGAGTTAAGTTTATTTAACTCGAAGCACAGCCCAAGAAGCCACAAGTCCAATCTCATGTGCAGCCAACTTGATCCTGCCAATGCGGAAGGGGAAGGAGGAAGGGGAAAGGCTTACAAAGAGAATTCTAGAGTGAAGGAAAGTGAACAAGAAATGCCTTTCCTTTCCGCCCGAACTTGCACTAAGTCGCTAATTTACTATTCCCTCTATATATGCCCCCGCTCCACTCCCGCTCCACTCCCGCTCCACCTCCACTCCCCTCCTCGAGGGGGGCGAAAACATTTAGGAGCAAGGAGAGAAATGCGAAAAGTCCTGGGGATTACCTTGAATGATTTATTATACGAGTAAAGTTCATGCCAAAGGGAGGGTCCCAGAGGGGGGAGAGCGGGGGCGCAGGGGCGCGGGGGGAGGATGCGATTAAGGTGCAACaaatgtttattttatttcattttcatttatttcCACATACATATCCATGCCGGATTCACTGCGTCCTTCCTCCGAGTATACCTTCCCAGGTCGCAGTGGGGACTACGAAATGTAGTCAACCCCCCCTTCCCCTGCAACCCACGAACCAACTCCACTCTACGGCTAGAAAATTGAGAACATCTATCGGCCCCTATCCCCATCGCAAGATTATTCTCAGCGGTTTCCTTCTCTCTTTTCTTCGGCGCTTGGGTCTCCGGTCTAGACGTTTGCCTATAGGGGGAGTGGTAGTGCTTCCTGAGAGACTTTCGCCCAGAGAGAGGACGAAAAGCCAGCAGCGATCATAGTCTTTCATGTAGAATTCACCCCCTATCGAACATCAATCTGAGATCTCTACCAAATAGAATCCAGAAATGGAATTCTGGAATACAAATATTTGTAAATGATAGCCGGAAAAGCGTGAAACCAGAGCCACAGCCCATACCCAATAAATCTGGAAATCAATGCAGTTAATAGTCCTTGTTTCCCAGGCTTGCAGTGGGAAAGGCCCTCACGACAAGGGAAAGCGGGAAAGCCGAGGGTACCCCGTATGGTGTTGCTATCTCGCTCCCCTCCGCCAGATGTTGCACACTGCACGAGGAAGAGTGTGtttgtgagagagagacagagagagagagtgagtaAGCGCGTGGCTGGGGGTTGGGCAGCCACTGCATGGAATCATTTGGCTATATTAATGATCCAATGAGTCAACAACCTAGTGGATATGGCTAGAGCTGTGCCACAGGAGTCTCTTATAGTCCCTGAGACCTAGGCGCTCGACTTGGCTTTTCATACTGATCGAGATGATATACATACAGGTACGCTAGGGGGTTACCTCCACCACTATTCGTATATACCCCTACATTCCCCTTTGCGTATGGGGCGTACCGCTCTCGAACCTAATAAAATTCTACTGGAAATGCATGCCGAATCACGTTTCCGTAGTTAAGAGctgcaacaacaaccaaaTGCAACATTCACAAAATCCTGTAGTGTGTATTTACTCAAAGTTTTGTTTGCTTAAATTTGTTCATTTGCCTGATTTCTTCGAGGCGAAATAACTCACAAATAATTCccaaatacatatgtacatacatggcCATGTGTGTGCAACAAATCACACGCCTGAGTGTGGCTTTTACAGGGATTTGCGACTGAATCAATCAATTATttacctgctgctgctgcctcctgCCAATAGATCCCGAAATACTCGTGGGAGTTGGACGACTATGAATAGAAATTTGCTCAGCATCAGCCTCATTTCCCCCGAAAGACAAAGAGCAAAAAACATGATTATTCTCGAATCAAACAATCAATCATTCGGCTGTTCCTGGCCCTCCCAACGGAGGAGGAGAAGTGTGTTATTTTACGTCTCTTTTGTCTCTCGTTGGCTTGGCTTTCATCTGCTGCACGATAGTCTGGCAATCAATTCTCGATTCTCTGGGAAATTGCATTTACCAATTACTCTCATCTTTCGGCCCTGAAATATGGTATTGCAGGCCGTCATACAACATATAGTCATTAAACGAACAATTTAAATCGAGTATCGATTGTGGCCTGGCTAACAGAACACTTTCTGCCATCCGGTTACTGCATAACGGATTCAGGACGCATGCACTGCATGTCCTGGTTTCCTTGACGATGctcctgcagcagcagcagtcaagTGGATCGAAATGGCAGCGCAGCCATTAAGGAAATGTTCATTTATGAGTTTTGCCAGAGATGGAAATACAAAGGatttccttccttccttcctgcATGTGCTACGTCCTGTTTGTGTGACCCAAAAATTGTCGATAATAACAGCTTCAGAAATGGCAAATCAAGAAGGCAACAGCAGTCTTTCGACCATGCGGACACCCTCAATCGGGGCTGGCAAAAACTATGGCTGGTAATGTGCTTGCAGAAAGTGGAAGAAGCACGAGAACGCTCTTAGATGGTGGATAGAGCTGGAGACAAATTGTGGCTCGAGCTGGCAAATATTGCCTGATCCAAAGGTCGTTAGTCTTTCAGGAGGCTCTCGAAAGCCGTACATACTCGTGCATAAATGCATTCATAGATGACGCATGCAACTCCAAGGGTACACGGGATTTCAGGGGGCAAGTAAAagcagagagtgagagagcacgggcacgggcacgagtaggagtaggagaaCGAGTACGAGCACAAGCAGTAGCGAGAGAGTAAGTACGAGTAGGAGAAGGAGCGAGAGAGTCGGCGCAACGAGCTACAGATTGCATTCGTCACTGCAGCCGATCGAGCGGGTGGTGCTCTGTCGTAACGATCGCCAGCCAATGGGTAGGATAATGTGCCCTATCCATATACCAGATACCAGATTGGAATGAGCTTTGGGGCCATGGAAGGGTCACGTACCTCTACATGAAAATATACCCTTGTACACCGAATGCCCTTCATAGCAGCCACAATGCCTCGACTTCCTCGACTTCCTTTCACGCTGACACTCGTGCCCGTACACCAGGGCGTATGCGTGTTATCTCCTGGGGTCAGTCaagccccctcccccccctccTAACCTTCCGATTCTGTGCGTGCGTGCCCCAGGCTTTGGGCTATTCATTTTGCACGCCTCGCGTTAAGCTCGATATTTATGCAACTAtttaataaatacaaaaaagaaaaacgacGAGAggcaggggctggggcagaggcaggggcgggggcaggggTAGGGGCAGAGAGAAAACAACGCAAACAGCTAATAATTTACAGCCCCAAAGACGGCGGGCGGCATTAACTGATAGCAGATAAGATAGCGAAAGCTCAGCAGAAaagcgccagcgccagcgtcAGCGCCACAAAACGAAAGTCAAAGCCCACTACACGACATTCTGGCGCTCACCGACCGAACATCAAGGCAAGTGACGACGACCTCAAGAGAGCTCAAGTGTGCCGGAGGGAGCCCCATTGTATTACAGGGTACGAAAGAGCCTAGGGAATGGCTGGCTGGGTGGAGAGGCCGCAAATGAATGGCCCTCGACGGGCGCCATGTGCAACACGAGTCCGACGGCcagccacaacagcagcagcagcagccacgaTACCTTCGAGGCATCTACTATGTTGCATGCAGGGGTCAGGGGTTGGGGGTCGGGGGTCTGTCAGGGGATCCTCCAACGGCCATCACTTCTAATGAGCACCAAAGCACCAGGCAACAGCCCTAGAGAGACCCAGCCAGACCCACGAGAACCATATGGCTTTGCTTCGCCTGATTGCCACACAGTGCCACCTGGCTACGGGGGAAGCAACCAGCCAGGCCATTGGGATGCCCTCTGGAGAGCTGGCTGAGGCCTTGGCCCTTTCTCCATTCGTAATAGAGCATATTGACACGAAATCACGATTACAATCAGCCGGACACGCATACGATgtttatttaattgaaatttaaaCATTTTCTGTCACAGGTCCGTGCTGTTGAGAGTTTAAATGTTAATTAATAAACACGATAATAATATTTGATCAAGTAACGCATTCTGCGGATTTTATGCACTCAATTCAAGGGcgaaaaaaaagggaattccCTTTGAATTGGCGCATCAATATTTATATCCAATTAAAAACTACATTTCCCGCTGCCGCCCCACCCGTTTCGCAGCTCATTAGACGCCCCGCTCGACCCCGCTCGACCCCGCCCGACCCTCATAGTTTATGGCCATCGAAGCGTCCCGCAATTCTAGTGTTCTACTTAATTAGCACCCACTGttggcggcgacggcggcggcaTCCTCACGAAGAGGGTGTTGGAACGTCCTCCACTTGTGGCATGACGCGGGGCGTGCGAGTGTCGGTGCCGCCGCTCTCATGTGTGCTCGAGGGCAGCGAATTATGTGCTTGCCACCGGAGTGCAAGTGCATTAGCACCCGTTTCGTTTCCCCTTCATGGTGATGACTGCggggatgcggatgcggatgtggATGCGAATGCGGATAAGATTTTGAGGCAGGGCCAAGAGGCAAAGAGGCAAAGAGGGGGGCATTGCAGGATGTTTGCCTTAACCGTTGCCCAAGTGGTTGCACGGCGAGGCCATGGCATCTCTAGGCCTCacagctccagccccagcccccccgcctccgcctctgcctccgccACTGCCCTGGCCCTATGTTTCGGCCAAAAACTGTGCCACAAACACACATCTCTACAGCTGCGGCCGTAATAATAAGCAAGAGTCCCTGCATCAAGGTAATGCTTGCATATGGGGTGTAGAAGAAAGCGTTGCGCGACCACAGGATATCCACAGGACCTACTGCAGCCCTTTAGAGACCAAGGAGCGGCCAACCCATGGACTACTGCACTATTCTTGAATAGAACTTTGTACTCTTTAGTTTCTCAATGGGGATAAACCCATTAGCACCGCTATTATCTTGACCGCAGCTGTATAAGCACAAGTCGAGGGCACTAAAAATTATAGTtactgcctctgcctctgcctctgcctctgcctgggCCCCGGCCTGGGcctttcctcctcctccttctgctCCTTTGGGGCGTGTTGTtgccactgttgctgctgctactgcttttccttctgctgctgctgctgctgctgctgttgtatGTTGGCCCCAAAaatgaaaatcaaataaaGCGATTGCACGTGAAAGCCAAGTCTCGAGTCGGAGCTGAAGCTGACGCTGaggctgaagctgaagctgacgCTGaggcatacatatatacagtATGCCCCCAACGGAGGAGGGGGTGGGCCAAATGCGAATTGGGTTTCCaactttgttgttgtttccgCTTTGTTGACTCTGGGGCCTGGCCGGTCCGACGCCCCGTCCGAAGTTCTGTGTCCTGTGAGGAGTAATAGAAGGCCCATGCAAATTAAATTTCAGTGCTGATTTGTCTGCattgcctgcctgcctgcctgcctgcctgcctgactGCGTCGCACCGGAGCTCCCCACAAAACGGGGTCACAGGTGTACGAGTATTTTGTGCCAGTTAAAGttcgttttttgttgctgttgctgtttcggGGCTCCTCCCTTTCCCTGCCTTTCCCGACAGGGTCTCCAAGGAAACGAAGCCAAATGGACAGGGCCCATGTCCTGGGACTGTCCTGGGACTGTCCTGGCAAAGCGACTAACGATAAGCGACAGCGCAATGCTTAcgagccaaaaaaaaaacccacaaaCAAACGACACACAAAATAATGAGAGGACTCCACATGAGGTTTCAAATGAGTTTTGGCAACCGACAGTTTTTGGCAGCATAAAGAGGATCTGAGGGTTATTTGAGCAATTTTATGGGCACTAAaattcgtttgaaacaacacTCAAGCTCAAGTTTTGGCTTTCGTATGGAAAAGGGATGCAAATTCTTTTGGTCTACAAGAATTTACAAAAAGAATAACACCAAAAATGATTAAGCTCTCTTTTGATCAACAAGTGATCAAATATGCATAAGTCGTAAATAATCGACATAATAATCGAGCTAGCAAATAATAATCCACTGTATGGGTATTATATGTttcaaatttgaatttaat contains:
- the LOC108152598 gene encoding protein phosphatase 1 regulatory subunit 12A isoform X1 gives rise to the protein MIKGILIQRKSQEDASYAKQLKMEHADLVAEMQTVESLPTHERLQLARLRRAQQLKLSRQKDKEWAKLQRAKGNTGSAAVAASGASHGHSLMNGNGDTTHHFRHANGSGTVSGRRHISFENSVVLLEAASRNDMPEVAALLQHGITPDAANEDGLTAMHQACIDNNVQMLQLLLEYGADVDAQDSDKWTPLHAAATCGHLELVRILIRHGANLLAVNTDGNMPYDLCDDENSLDFIEGEMAQRGVTQELIDETRSSTERIMLRDLMELARTGGDLEEPDYQCATPLHIAAANGYVRVVEFLLEQHVNVDAMDKDLWTPVHAAACWGHLEVLEMLAQCGADLNVRNKDDETPSDICEDPEIRERIEQLKTEQESKRLAEAQRRRVRRSQSNNTRAQSVRRTSLRDKTLTTKKDAVEETRLRLQAQEATATEGAPASLDPLANGYGYGSSSGGGGSSHHNGEKRPSTASQNGHGTGQLLPHSKSADALDNATPITSSTSTTTATHSFQSRRPPDGRENDELLRLKGAQDGAVGEMQRATSAAAVILTDKGTAASAEAVQFQSSKEAANGKINVQVTVLVDTNSTHHQQQLQQHAMLLQQHQHQQQHAGSMDGFSAATLSNLKKQRSLSRTANVLNNFELSSNSTTTTTTSTASNPIVAAVATATATTSNGSVLGANNNNNNSTSNNNNNGGGGVVAGGGGGGGGGGGGSASAGGATAPISTQPLGLGPMGGGGPGSLLDFEAASPATSNSVNKFSGITGDVVSDSTSSSRKCCVLM
- the LOC108152598 gene encoding protein phosphatase 1 regulatory subunit 16A isoform X2, which translates into the protein MIKGILIQRKSQEDASYAKQLKMEHADLVAEMQTVESLPTHERLQLARLRRAQQLKLSRQKDKEWAKLQRAKGNTGSAAVAASGASHGHSLMNGNGDTTHHFRHANGSGTVSGRRHISFENSVVLLEAASRNDMPEVAALLQHGITPDAANEDGLTAMHQACIDNNVQMLQLLLEYGADVDAQDSDKWTPLHAAATCGHLELVRILIRHGANLLAVNTDGNMPYDLCDDENSLDFIEGEMAQRGVTQELIDETRSSTERIMLRDLMELARTGGDLEEPDYQCATPLHIAAANGYVRVVEFLLEQHVNVDAMDKDLWTPVHAAACWGHLEVLEMLAQCGADLNVRNKDDETPSDICEDPEIRERIEQLKTEQESKRLAEAQRRRVRRSQSNNTRAQSVRRTSLRDKTLTTKKDAVEETRLRLQAQEATATEGAPASLDPLANGYGYGSSSGGGGSSHHNGEKRPSTASQNGHGTGQLLPHSKSADALDNATPITSSTSTTTATHSFQSRRPPDGRENDELLRLKGAQDGAVGEMQRATSAAAVILTDKGTAASAEAVQFQSSKEAANGKINVQVTVLVGANNNNNNSTSNNNNNGGGGVVAGGGGGGGGGGGGSASAGGATAPISTQPLGLGPMGGGGPGSLLDFEAASPATSNSVNKFSGITGDVVSDSTSSSRKCCVLM